A single genomic interval of Osmerus eperlanus chromosome 14, fOsmEpe2.1, whole genome shotgun sequence harbors:
- the ccdc80l2 gene encoding coiled-coil domain-containing protein 80, translating to MPRSPWLMLVLVFAWSSTPRLSAARPGRSRGQAQTEHPGGVNYGHTDGGGGGLEDPAASLGPELDFLADFAGKKRLWVVTAPSHSDHYLRLLEKQLQDAEQEGLHCRLAERDTFILTIIQNAMMEGTLLRTTLQGGATTESMDPDTVSKILHYLELTTHDQAFSMLILKKNLRVSERFPYPVRVEAILEIIDQLPMRKLERMTRKGSPQKCKVTKKRLVKKKVSHQKRKVFSPLRQGNVTTALLLQSRAPLDKKEALKSKIQDILSGRSRFIIRKTPARPRAGQGLGTSTNSEGEEPSSQTKVTEKDRGVSAGKEGVKSNSYVSGGESSAGARRETSGISSQGKPEENRHAEGEPQEKNSSKKKGKGKKEGKGKKGKGRGKSNRETSEKDKKAMNEFVEALKGNRRLLVVTSPSSSSPQYVQQRENNDLHYCDLALRKVTMATILDSGHQATLTLQHYQLDSEPAFSSLPEQFSDPDLISQLRSEFSLSSQDFSMTITDYDLKPTRVLSGPPAPPALLEYIDGFPSRRVEKEKERKAPVACSKTQEQSGAPNSLLRFMSKRRLLIISTPSKDDYSFQQQLRAFTGQECPMGIRHFALLKLVGVGAAASGSVELFPLNGRSQTEVEPLSGEVVEGLRGQLKIRAAYFSMLVVGKDGEVKTWFPSPMWSLDSIYDLVDSMELRLQEERLQRSLGISCPNDASRDGAGGVDGSYYGYEEERREGYMYHQTQD from the exons ATGCCTCGTTCACCTTGGCTCATGCTGGTGCTGGTGTTTGCATGGAGCTCCACCCCGAGGCTGTCTGCAGCACGTCCAGGCAGGAGTCGAGGACAGGCCCAGACTGAGCACCCTGGAGGGGTTAACTACGGCCACACagatggggggggcggggggctggaGGACCCTGCAGCAAGCTTGGGTCCTGAACTAGATTTCCTGGCAGACTTTGCAG gcAAGAAGCGTCTGTGGGTGGTGACGGCTCCCTCTCACAGTGACCACTACCTGCGCCTGCTGGAGAAGCAGctccaggatgctgagcaggAGGGGCTCCACTGTCGCCTGGCGGAGAGGGACACcttcatcctcaccatcatACAGAACGCCATGATGGAGGGGACCCTCCTCAGGACCACCCTACAG GGGGGGGCCACAACAGAGAGCATGGACCCCGACACTGTCTCCAAGATCCTGCACTACCTGGAGCTCACCACACAT gaccaggccttcTCCATGCTCATCCTGAAGAAAAACCTGCGCGTGAGTGAGCGGTTCCCCTACCCTGTCCGTGTGGAGGCCATTCTGGAGATCATCGACCAGCTGCCCATGAGGAAGCTGGAGAGAATGACCCGGAAGGGCTCACCTCAGAAGTGTAAGGTCACCAAGAAGAGGCTGGTGAAGAAGAAAGTGTCCCATCAGAAGAGGAAAGTGTTCAGCCCCCTGAGGCAGGGTAATGTgaccacagccctcctcctgcagaGCAGGGCCCCCCTGGATAAGAAGGAGGCGCTGAAAAGCAAGATCCAGGACATCCTCAGTGGACGCTCCCGGTTCATCATCAGGAAAACACCTGCAAGGCCCAGGGCAGGTCAGGGGTTGGGGACCAGCACCAactctgagggggaggagccaagcAGCCAGACAAAGGTCACAGAGAAGGACCgaggtgtgtctgcagggaaGGAAGGGGTGAAAAGCAACAGCTATGTGTCTGGAGGGGAGTCTTCGGCCGGGGCGAGGAGGGAGACATCCGGGATATCCAGTCAGGGTAAACCAGAGGAAAACAGACACGCAGAGGGAGAGCCGCAGGAAAAGAATTCCTCCAAGAAGAAAGGGAAAgggaagaaagaggggaaagGGAAGAAAGGGAAAGGAAGAGGGAAGTCCAACAGGGAGACAAGTGAGAAGGACAAGAAGGCCATGAATGAGTTTGTAGAGGCTCTGAAAGGCAACAGAAGACTTCTG GTCGTGACCAGCCCCAGCAGCAGTAGTCCCCAGTATGTCCAGCAGAGGGAGAACAACGACCTGCACTACTGCGACCTAGCTCTCCGGAAGGTCACTATGGCAACCATCCTGGACTCCGGCCACCAGGCCACACTTACCCTGCAGCACTAtcaactgg actctgAGCCTGCATTCAGCTCCCTGCCAGAGCAGTTCTCAGACCCAGACCTGATCTCCCAGCTCAGGTCAGAGTTCAGCCTCTCTTCTCAGGACTTCTCCATGACCATCACTGACTACGACCTCAAGCCCACG AGGGTTCTGTCTGGGCCTCCAGCGCCCCCTGCCTTACTGGAGTACATTGACGGCTTCCCCTCACGCCGggtagagaaggagaaggaaaggaaagccCCGGTGGCGTGCTCTAAGACCCAGGAGCAATCTGGAGCTCCCAACTCACTGCTCAG GTTCATGTCGAAGCGCAGGCTGCTTATCATCTCCACTCCCTCAAAGGATGACTACTCCTTCCAGCAGCAGCTCCGGGCTTTCACTGGACAGGAGTGTCCCATGG GGATCCGTCATTTTGCTCTGTTGAAGCTGGTGGGAGTGGGAGCCGCAGCCTCTGGGTCTGTGGAGCTGTTTCCTCTTAATG GCCGCAGCCAGACCGAGGTGGAGCCCTTGTctggggaggtggtggaggggctgaGGGGTCAGCTGAAGATCAGAGCAGCTTACTTCTCCATGCTGGTGGTGGGGAAGGATGGTGAGGTGAAGACCTGGTTCCCCTCGCCCATGTGGTCCCTGGACAGCATCTACGACCTGGTGGACTCCATGGAGCTGCGTCTGCAGGAGGAACGGCTGCAGAGGTCGCTGGGTATCAGTTGCCCTAACGACGCCTCCAGAGATGGGGCGGGAGGTGTTGACGGGAGTTACTATGGttacgaggaggagaggagagaaggctaTATGTACCATCAGACACAGGACTGA